A DNA window from Ctenopharyngodon idella isolate HZGC_01 chromosome 8, HZGC01, whole genome shotgun sequence contains the following coding sequences:
- the gucd1 gene encoding protein GUCD1, protein MNDDVMLNVPVIRQLYHWDCGLACSRMVLEYLHPVSEEEFQRACLDLEFRESVWTIDLAYLMCKLGVRHCFCTQTLGVDKGFRNQSFYKKHFETEEDRVNELFMKAESKGVLVKKCSVTVQEIQSHLEQGHVAIVLVNAVVLVCELCSTPVKYCCFLPVGQKCFCRKPDYQGHFVVVCGFNRNTSSIFYNNPAYSDRVCCTSFSNFEEARRSYGTDEDILFIYKDD, encoded by the exons ATGAACG ATGATGTGATGCTAAATGTACCGGTCATCCGGCAGCTGTACCACTGGGATTGTGGTTTGGCCTGTTCGAGAATGGTCCTGGA GTATTTACATCCAGTAAGTGAGGAGGAATTTCAGAGAGCGTGTTTGGACTTGGAGTTCAGAGAGAGTGTGTGGACTATTGACCTGGCTTATCTCATGTGTAAGCTGGGGGTCAGACACTGCTTCTGCACACAGACTCTCGGCGTGGACAAGGGCTTCAGGAACCAG TCTTTCTacaaaaagcattttgaaacGGAGGAGGACAGGGTGAATGAACTCTTTATGAAGGCTGAAAGCAAAGGAGTCCTGGTGAAGAAGTG CTCTGTTACAGTTCAGGAGATTCAGAGCCACCTGGAGCAGGGTCATGTGGCCATCGTGCTGGTCAACGCAGTGGTGTTGGTGTGTGAGCTGTGCTCCACGCCTGTCAAATACTGCTGTTTCCTCCCTGTGGGTCAGAAGTGCTTCTGCAGGAAGCCAGATTACCAGGGCCATTTCGTGGTGGTGTGTGGATTTAACCGCAATACCAGCAGCATCTTCTACAACAATCCCGCCTACTCGGACC gtgtgTGCTGCACTAGCTTTAGCAATTTTGAGGAGGCCAGAAGAAGCTACGGAACTGACGAGGACATTCTGTTCATCTACAAAGATGATTGA
- the snrpd3 gene encoding small nuclear ribonucleoprotein Sm D3, producing MSIGVPIKVLHEAEGHIVTCETNTGEVYRGKLIEAEDNMNCQMANITVTYRDGRVSQLEQVYIRGSKIRFLILPDMLKNAPMLKSMKNKNQAAGAGRGKAAILKAQVAARGRGRGGPGRGNIFQKRR from the exons ATGTCGATTGGAGTGCCCATCAAAGTTCTTCATGAAGCAGAGGGACACATAGTCACCTGTGAAACCAACACTGGGGAGGTTTACAGGGGCAAACTAATCGAGGCTGAGGACAACATGAACTGCCAG ATGGCAAATATCACAGTCACATACAGGGATGGCCGTGTATCTCAGCTGGAACAGGTGTATATTCGTGGCAGTAAAATCAGGTTCCTCATCCTGCCCGACATGCTGAAAAATGCTCCTATGTTAAAGagtatgaaaaacaaaaatcaggcAGCTGGTGCAGGTCGAGGAAAAGCCGCTATTCTCAAAGCCCAAG TGGCTGCCAGAGGACGTGGACGTGGTGGACCAGGACGAGGGAACATATTCCAGAAGAGACGCTAG
- the p2rx4b gene encoding P2X purinoceptor 4b isoform X1 translates to MGCKDCCSACFHCFFDYETPVTLVISSKRVGALFRLIQLLIIAYVAIYVCWQQHAYQDQDSVISSVSTKVKGNILTNSSIMGVHVWDVSEYVIPPQGENSFFVLTNMIVTPGQTQSSCPEIPSEFTNCESDSDCKEGFNEIRGNGVQTGRCVQYSDTIKTCEVVSWCPLENDTIIPKPALLGAAEDFTVLIKNNIQYPKFSFRKRNILSHINSTYLKNCTFNQKTDPHCPIFRLGDIVTEAGEDFGIIALKGGIIGIFIDWSCDLDFSERFCIPKYSFSRLDNKNPENNVAPGYNFRYAKYYKNNENVETRTLIKAFGIRFDVIVFGTAGKFHIVPTIVNLGSTLSFLSLVNAVCDWFMLNFMKDSDYYSKHKFIHLNKKGDCVPLSSMETTSYGTP, encoded by the exons ATGGGTTGTAAGGACTGCTGCAGTGCTTGCTTCCACTGTTTTTTTGATTATGAAACACCTGTAACGCTGGTTATTAGTAGCAAAAGAGTTGGAGCCCTCTTCAGACTAATACAGTTATTGATCATCGCCTATGTTGCCAT ATATGTCTGCTGGCAGCAGCACGCTTACCAGGACCAAGACTCAGTCATCAGCTCTGTCAGTACAAAGGTGAAAGGAAACATTTTGACCAATTCATCCATTATGGGAGTTCATGTTTGGGATGTATCTGAATATGTCATCCCACCCCAG GGAGaaaactctttctttgtgttAACAAATATGATTGTCACTCCTGGCCAGACACAGAGCAGCTGTCCTGAG ATTCCAAGTGAATTCACTAACTGTGAATCAGACAGTGATTGTAAAGAGGGATTTAATGAAATCCGTGGCAATG GTGTTCAGACTGGCCGATGTGTACAATACTCTGATACGATCAAAACCTGTGAGGTGGTGTCATGGTGTCCACTTGAAAATGACACCATCATTCCAAA ACCTGCTCTTCTCGGTGCAGCAGAGGACTTCACAGTGCTCATCAAAAACAACATACAATATCCAAAGTTCAGTTTCAGAAA ACGAAACATTCTAAGTCACATCAACTCCACATACCTAAAAAACTGCACGTTTAATCAAAAAACGGACCCACACTGTCCCATTTTCCGTCTGGGGGACATTGTAACCGAGGCCGGAGAAGACTTCGGCATCATTGCTCTTAAA ggtGGTATTATAGGGATTTTCATTGACTGGAGTTGTGACTTGGACTTCTCAGAACGCTTCTGCATTCCCAAGTATTCTTTCAGCAGACTGGACAAcaaaaatcctgaaaataaCGTTGCCCCTGGCTACAATTTCCG ATACgctaaatattataaaaacaatgaaaatgttGAAACACGGACATTGATAAAGGCCTTTGGAATCCGCTTTGATGTGATAGTGTTTGGGACG GCTGGTAAATTCCATATTGTGCCCACTATTGTGAATCTTGGGTCCACTCTTTCTTTTCTTAGCTTG GTGAATGCGGTTTGTGACTGGTTCATGCTTAATTTTATGAAGGACAGTGACTACTATTCCAAACATAAATTTATTCACCTGAACAAAAAAGGTGACTGTGTGCCACTG AGCTCCATGGAGACCACCTCATATGGGACTCCATGA
- the p2rx4b gene encoding P2X purinoceptor 4b isoform X2, whose amino-acid sequence MGVHVWDVSEYVIPPQGENSFFVLTNMIVTPGQTQSSCPEIPSEFTNCESDSDCKEGFNEIRGNGVQTGRCVQYSDTIKTCEVVSWCPLENDTIIPKPALLGAAEDFTVLIKNNIQYPKFSFRKRNILSHINSTYLKNCTFNQKTDPHCPIFRLGDIVTEAGEDFGIIALKGGIIGIFIDWSCDLDFSERFCIPKYSFSRLDNKNPENNVAPGYNFRYAKYYKNNENVETRTLIKAFGIRFDVIVFGTAGKFHIVPTIVNLGSTLSFLSLVNAVCDWFMLNFMKDSDYYSKHKFIHLNKKGDCVPLSSMETTSYGTP is encoded by the exons ATGGGAGTTCATGTTTGGGATGTATCTGAATATGTCATCCCACCCCAG GGAGaaaactctttctttgtgttAACAAATATGATTGTCACTCCTGGCCAGACACAGAGCAGCTGTCCTGAG ATTCCAAGTGAATTCACTAACTGTGAATCAGACAGTGATTGTAAAGAGGGATTTAATGAAATCCGTGGCAATG GTGTTCAGACTGGCCGATGTGTACAATACTCTGATACGATCAAAACCTGTGAGGTGGTGTCATGGTGTCCACTTGAAAATGACACCATCATTCCAAA ACCTGCTCTTCTCGGTGCAGCAGAGGACTTCACAGTGCTCATCAAAAACAACATACAATATCCAAAGTTCAGTTTCAGAAA ACGAAACATTCTAAGTCACATCAACTCCACATACCTAAAAAACTGCACGTTTAATCAAAAAACGGACCCACACTGTCCCATTTTCCGTCTGGGGGACATTGTAACCGAGGCCGGAGAAGACTTCGGCATCATTGCTCTTAAA ggtGGTATTATAGGGATTTTCATTGACTGGAGTTGTGACTTGGACTTCTCAGAACGCTTCTGCATTCCCAAGTATTCTTTCAGCAGACTGGACAAcaaaaatcctgaaaataaCGTTGCCCCTGGCTACAATTTCCG ATACgctaaatattataaaaacaatgaaaatgttGAAACACGGACATTGATAAAGGCCTTTGGAATCCGCTTTGATGTGATAGTGTTTGGGACG GCTGGTAAATTCCATATTGTGCCCACTATTGTGAATCTTGGGTCCACTCTTTCTTTTCTTAGCTTG GTGAATGCGGTTTGTGACTGGTTCATGCTTAATTTTATGAAGGACAGTGACTACTATTCCAAACATAAATTTATTCACCTGAACAAAAAAGGTGACTGTGTGCCACTG AGCTCCATGGAGACCACCTCATATGGGACTCCATGA
- the p2rx7 gene encoding P2X purinoceptor 7 — translation MPCILLNLCEYDTQKLVKIKSVRLGSLKWTLNAVILMFICIMMLWNKEYQEYDLVVSSVTTKVKGVAEISIPDIGKVVWDVVDYSGPSQGKNSFFVATNVIVTKNQKQGNCPEVPPHGKLCRTDKDCEKGFFDQHSHGVQTGACVKLDVLRKTCEVTTWCPIENKKNPRPALLASAENFTVMIKNNIRFPAFNYIRRNILPEMKDTDLKGCIYNSYKNPYCPIFRLGDIVSQAKENFSEMAVEGGVIGIQINWDCDLNRIFHSCLPKYSFRRLDEKESNRTLYPGLNFRFARYSTVNGVEQRTLFKMYGIRFDVMVFGKAGKFSIIQLIIYIGSTLSYYAITTIFLDWLIGTGCYSKEAKQNYTERKFEAIQDREECFLCVSFVDEDKLRVVKKSRKKRLQETKPLSLHQRKNDLASMKTLMSVLQCSQSRSEPVQNGQSGGLMVDENLPRRHSSGQSTNTPLLETSQSGCPAWCQCGCCRPSDILQEQLCCRSGKGRCITSSPLFSTLVVGRSVLETALFYVDPLAELHEGAQLRHWAYAQFIRWRFGDSTPRDAIPVIPSCCIWRIRAEYPSTDGKYSGLRLYQAIPEFNRVQ, via the exons ATGCCTTGCATATTGCTGAACCTCTGTGAATATGATACACAAAAACTCGTCAAAATCAAGAGCGTCAGACTTGGGTCGCTGAAATGGACCTTAAACGCAGTGATCTTGATGTTTATTTG TATCATGATGTTATGGAATAAAGAATATCAAGAGTATGATCTAGTGGTCAGTTCTGTCACCACGAAGGTTAAGGGAGTGGCAGAGATATCTATACCAGACATTGGAAAAGTTGTGTGGGATGTGGTGGATTACAGTGGACCATCTCAG GGaaaaaactctttctttgttGCGACGAATGTCATAGTCACAAAGAACCAAAAACAAGGTAACTGCCCAGAG GTCCCACCACATGGAAAGCTGTGTCGAACAGATAAAGACTGCGAGAAAGGGTTCTTTGACCAACATAGCCATG GTGTACAAACAGGTGCCTGTGTGAAGTTGGACGTACTAAGGAAAACATGTGAAGTTACAACTTGGTGCCCCATTGAGAACAAGAAGAATCCCAG ACCTGCTCTTTTAGCATCTGCAGAAAATTTCACTGTGATGATCAAGAATAACATCAGATTTCCAGCCTTTAATTACATAAG AAGAAACATCCTGCCTGAAATGAAGGACACTGACCTTAAAGGTTGCATCTATAACAGCTACAAAAATCCGTACTGCCCCATTTTTCGTTTGGGAGACATTGTGAGTCAGGCCAAGGAGAACTTTTCAGAGATGGCAGTGGAG GGTGGTGTGATTGGGATCCAGATCAACTGGGACTGTGACCTGAACCGCATCTTTCACAGCTGTCTGCCCAAATACTCGTTCCGTCGCCTGGACGAAAAAGAAAGCAACCGAACCCTGTACCCTGGGCTCAACTTCAG GTTTGCGAGGTACTCTACAGTGAATGGAGTGGAACAGAGAACGCTCTTTAAAATGTATGGCATTAGGTTTGATGTGATGGTGTTTGGGAAG GCTGGAAAGTTTAGCATCATTCAGCTAATCATCTACATTGGATCCACGCTCTCGTATTATGCTATC acAACAATATTCCTGGACTGGCTTATTGGGACTGGCTGTTACTCAAAAGAGGCAAAGCAGAACTACACAGAGAGGAAGTTTGAGGCCATTCAGGACCGGGAAGAG TGCTTCCTTTGTGTGTCATTTGTGGATGAGGACAAGTTAAGGGTGGTGAAAAAATCCAGAAAGAAAAGACTTCAGGAGACGAAACCCCTTTCCTTACACCAGCGCAAA aatgatttggcgAGCATGAAGACTCTGATGAGTGTTCTGCAGTGTAGCCAAAGCAGAAGTGAGCCTGTACAGAATGGCCAGAGCGGTGGGCTTATGGTAGATGAAAACCTTCCCAGAAGGCACAGCAGTGGACAGAGCACAAATACACCATTATTGGAGACGTCACAGTCTGGGTGTCCGGCCTGGTGTCAGTGTGGCTGCTGCCGGCCTTCTGATATTTTGCAGGAGCAGCTGTGCTGTCGATCAGGAAAAGGGCGCTGCATAACCTCCTCCCCGCTCTTTTCAACACTGGTTGTTGGTCGCTCCGTCCTGGAGACTGCTTTGTTCTATGTGGATCCCCTAGCAGAGCTGCATGAGGGGGCTCAGCTGCGCCACTGGGCTTATGCTCAATTCATTAGATGGCGGTTTGGTGACAGCACACCCAGAGATGCTATTCCAGTAATACCCAGTTGCTGTATATGGAGGATAAGAGCAGAATATCCAAGCACTGATGGGAAATACAGTGGCCTTAGACTCTATCAGGCCATACCAGAGTTCAACAGAGTTCAATAG
- the LOC127517631 gene encoding taste receptor type 2 member 40-like, whose protein sequence is MTFIGHVLFFVGLVFVGVSGNIFNLIFTIQQQVKTRTIQTVGLILNVISISNIILVLATFSLVMDVFQNPQIWCVTPYPLSIRIETYLMMTCSFNSFWAIAWLNLFYCIKVVSFSSECFQTLKKNISPVINAAVLLSCLFSSLFFTPMFSLHIADSMDKNYNVNDNANMTCPQPSFSLQMDANAYAAAIICLLCPIPLMIMLPTSIRMVVHLCAHTLALQKNETQVKGSDSYLLVCKLTISLVGVYLSTLSIVFLFIIIRLIGQFITYYTLASAFSFYGGMTSLLLTASNRHLKDKLWSLFCCRKAKEQSSKSQTVETGDV, encoded by the coding sequence ATGACCTTCATTGGGCACGTTCTTTTTTTCGTTGGACttgtgtttgttggtgtttcTGGAAACATATTTAACCTGATTTTTACTATACAACAGCAAGTGAAGACCAGGACCATTCAGACTGTGGGTTTGATCCTAAACGTCATCTCCATCAGCAACATTATCTTAGTACTTGCCACCTTCTCATTGGTGATGGATGTTTTTCAGAATCCCCAAATTTGGTGCGTCACACCATATCCTTTATCTATCCGCATTGAAACATATCTAATGATGACTTGCAGCTTCAACAGCTTCTGGGCCATTGCATGGCTGAATCTCTTCTACTGCATCAAAGTCGTGAGTTTCTCCTCCGAGTGCTTCCAAACACTGAAGAAGAACATCTCTCCTGTGATCAACGCTGCAGTGCTGCTGAGCTGTTTGTTCTCATCCTTGTTTTTCACTCCTATGTTCTCACTTCACATCGCGGATTCAATGGATAAAAATTACAACGTGAATGACAACGCTAACATGACCTGTCCGCAGCCCTCTTTTTCTTTACAGATGGACGCAAATGCATACGCAGCTGCTATCATTTGTCTCCTCTGCCCGATCCCTCTGATGATCATGCTGCCGACCTCTATCAGAATGGTCGTCCATCTGTGCGCCCACACACTGGCACTCCAGAAGAATGAGACCCAGGTGAAGGGTTCTGACTCGTACCTCCTGGTGTGCAAACTCACCATCTCCCTAGTGGGAGTTTATCTGTCTACTCTGagtattgtgtttttgttcattattaTAAGATTAATAGGGCAATTTATCACCTACTACACTTTAGCCAGTGCCTTTAGTTTTTACGGCGGGATGACTTCTTTACTTCTGACAGCTTCAAACAGGCATCTAAAAGACAAGCTCTGGAGTCTGTTCTGTTGTAGGAAGGCGAAGGAACAATCTAGCAAAAGCCAGACAGTTGAGACAGGGGATGTTTAA
- the gstt1a gene encoding glutathione S-transferase theta-1a, producing the protein MPLELYLDLYSQPCRSVFLFAKINKIPFEFKAVDLSAGEQYGDEFGKVSIIRKVPVLKDGDFILTESTAILQYLAAKHHTPDHWYPADLQKRARVDEFLSWQHTNIRTHGSKVFWFRGVLPAVTGAPVPKEKMDAAVEDLNVSLKTFEDKFLQSRPFIIGEKISLADLVAIVEMMQPVGTGLDVFQGRSALSAWRDKVKKEIGVEVFDEAHKVIMNVDMLPQTFENKGLPEFLKLRLQKMFN; encoded by the exons ATGCCACTGGAGCTGTATCTCGATCTGTATTCCCAGCCATGCCGCTCAGTCTTCCTATTTGCCAAGATAAATAAAATTCCCTTTGAATTCAAAGCCGTGGATTTATCTGCAG GTGAACAATATGGAGATGAATTTGGCAAGGTCAGCATCATAAGAAAAGTTCCTGTTCTCAAAGATGGAGATTTTATTCTCACAGAGAG TACAGCTATACTGCAGTACTTGGCAGCAAAACATCACACTCCTGACCACTGGTATCCAGCTGATCTGCAGAAGCGTGCACGAGTCGACGAGTTTCTCTCCTGGCAGCACACAAACATAAGAACTCATGGGTCAAAGGTCTTCTGGTTCAGG GGGGTCTTGCCTGCAGTCACAGGCGCCCCGGTGCCCAAGGAGAAGATGGATGCTGCCGTGGAGGACCTCaatgtttctctgaaaacctTTGAGGACAAGTTTCTGCAGAGCAGACCTTTTATAATTGGAGAGAAAATATCTCTGGCTGATCTTGTAGCCATTGTGGAGATGATGCAG CCGGTCGGTACAGGTCTAGATGTGTTTCAAGGCAGATCTGCTCTGAGTGCCTGGAGAGACAAAGTAAAGAAGGAGATCGGTGTGGAAGTCTTCGATGAAGCCCATAAGGTTATAATGAATGTTGATATGCTGCCACAAACCTTTGAAAACAAGGGTTTACCTGAGTTTCTCAAGCTAAGGCTACAGAAAATGTTTAACTGA